Within the Tachysurus fulvidraco isolate hzauxx_2018 chromosome 3, HZAU_PFXX_2.0, whole genome shotgun sequence genome, the region TCATAGTGAAATTTGTAAGAAATAACATATAGTGTGCACCCAGATATCATTTTTGTTGGGCACCCAGGAGGTGTGAGAACCCTGGGCACCCTGCGGCACAGATTCTGGTGGCCCACTATGGAATGAGACGTCTGGGCTTTTGTTGCTGCCTGCCAGACATCCCGCCACATTTTTACCTGGATTTTAACACCAGCCTGCCACGCTCCCAGGGAATAAATGTGATCCAAGTAGTAGTGGACCGGCTGTCTAAGGTGTGCAAATTTGTCCCACTGCCCAAACTCCCCTCAGCCAAGAAGCTAGCAGAACTCTTGTTGCACCATGTCGTATGAAGACACACAGCTTCACCTGATTTAGTCTCGGATCGAGACCCACAAATTGCTAGCGGGTTTTGGAAGGCCAAAATAGGTGCCACTGCCAGTCTCTCATCAGGCTCTCATggttctctttctctgttgcCTGGCTGCCTCTAATCCGGCAACATGGGTCAGACAGTTGTTAAGTACACCCATAACACCGTTTGGCACTCTGCCCTGGGCATGCCAGTTCGGCTATTCCCCCATTGTTTGCTGAGCAGTCCTTTGCAGCTCCCTAGTGCCTCCTAATGACCAGACCCCACCCCCTCCCATCTTGTCGACTGTCCCCCCGATTTTAGACTCCCAATGTCATGAGAGGGGTGTCCAGTACTTGGTCGATTGGGAGGGCTATGGTCCAGAGGAATGCTCATGGGACCCTGGTTAGGTCAAAAACACCTAAAGCATCATGCGCAGGAAAGTCAGGGGACAAAGCAATATGCACTAAGTGGGATCTCCACCGCGCTGCcaatttattttagtgatttTCCCACCTGCTTCTGTGCATTTCCCTAATAGACTGTTCCGGGTTTGCTTGGCATACCAGTAGAGCTTCCAAGTCCTGGTTTATCCTTTCCATCTGACTGTTTGACTCAGAGTGGTAGCCTGATGGGAGACTGGCAGTGGCACATATTAGGTGGCAAAAAAGCCTTTTAAAACTCACTAGTGAATTGGGGGTCTTGATCCGAGACTAAACCAGGTGTAGCTGTACGACGCGGTGTAACAATCTGCTAGCTTCTTGGCTAAGGGAAGTTTGGGCAGTAGGACAAATTTGAACACCTTAGAAAGCTGGTCTCTTGGATCACATTTATTCCCTGGGAGTGAGGCAGGCCGGTGTTAAAGTCcagggaaaaataaaaccaatggGTAGTGGACCCGCCTCACTGCCAGTTTAGTTTTGTGATTTTCCCATCTGCTTCTGTGCATTTCCCAGATAGACAGTTCCGGGGTCTTTTGGCAGTAGAGCTTCGGGCACCCGCCTCGGTTCGAAGCCTGGTTTGGATGTTTCTCATAagctctccacctatccctattattacttatatttgcatatatacatatacagacatCCCAAGTCTCCCGGAAGTTTTgggagtctcccgcatattgatagGGGCTCCCTGATGCCCGCAAATTAGTTAAAATCTCCCGGAATCTAGAGCAAGCGAGCAAGAGCGCGCATGCAAGACAGAGACTGTACACCAAACCTTGTAGCGCACGCAaggcagagagggagggggagcgagagatcttgtgtgtgctagtgtgcgtgtgtgcctctCATTAAGCACATGTAAGACAGAGAGCATACCgattggcctgtttcggtaagacaaccaatcaattgtcagtgtgggcgggcATTTATCTCTTCTCCCGAACCGAATAACTCAGTGTATCTACAAACAGGAGCAccatcatggcccatggcagaGGGAGAGTGCCCCAAAAAACCAaagtataagacacattttacgGCAGACTAGACGAAAGTGTCCCCCTGTTTTATAAGTGTTAAACATAATGACAATCTTGCACGCTGTAAAGTTTGTAACAGTGACTTCAGCATTGCCCATGGCGGGTTAAATGCTTGTAAAAGACGTGATGTTGACGTGACTTCAACAAGTTTCATTTTATCTTCAGCTTATACAAATAGTAAAAGTGAtctacatattttaatataattaacaaataattggataacactttacaataaggtTCATTAGTTAACTTTAGTTTACTACGTTAGTTAACataaactaataatgaactgcacttatACAGCAGTTATTTATCTTTGTTaaagttaatttaaaaatttaCTCATTCAGATCTTGTTAACATTAGTTAATGCACTGTGAACTAACATTGTTATGAGCACGGGCCAAaccagacccaaacgcaggaataaacactatttaataacaaaggaacacTAATCATGagacggactaaagacaggacaagacaacagtagattccgtgctgcacaaggcaacgcggcacagttataAGACAGtagacagggtaatcacaatgggaaacaggtgtgtggaaacggaAGGAGCAAACAAGGTGCGGCTCCCGAAGCGGCAGATCCTCACAAGGTCTAGgagggggagcaaggcacacagcaaaggcaggtggggggagcaaggcacacggcaaaggcaggtggggggagcaaggcacacggcgaaggcaggtggggggagcaaggcacacggcaaaggcaggtggggggagcaaggcacacggagaaggcaggtggggggagcaaggcacacggcgaaggcaggtgggggggagcaaggcacacagtgaaggcaggtggggggagcaaggaacacggcgaaggcaggtggggggagcaaggcacatggcggcgcagccagagacgtccacagccgagctgaagggccgagcgacgtccacagccgagctgaagggccgagcgatttccacagccgagcagggggggCCGAGTTCTACCCCGACACACCGCAGTCAGTGCCACCTCTCAAAAcccaaaaacttttttttttttttaatcctccaCCAAACAGAACAAATCCAAAGGGGCCaaacacgggcctgcaacaagtcaagtcacttttattgtcacatcaccacagcacatgtgccttggtgagtgaaattcttaggagcaaactccagaaattgcagaacagttgtACAGATATACCAATAAATATATAGGTAATGAGTTGacaagtgaaaatgtgcaatttgctcatacatatagtcagtgcaatatgtgtgtacaatatatacaattaacaacataatgaaatcaacaggtgaaatgtgcagtatgctcataTATATAGCCGGTAcgatgtgtgtacaatatgtacaaataACAACCAGATAATGGAATCAGGCGttgatgtgccttcttcagtactgcgtcagtgtgtatgacccaggtgagatcctcgctGATGTTGACGCCGAGAAACTTTTAGCTGCTCGCCCGTTCCACGGGTgtcttgttgatggtgatgggtttgtattcactcctctgtctcctgaaatccaccaccagctccttggtcttgctCCTTAGTCAATGTTGAGTGAGAGGTTCTCACtgaaggcaacgcggcacagttaaatagacagggtaatcacaatgggaaacaggtgtgtggaaacggaAGGAGcaaacaagggcggggcagacacgtgacgatgAACAAtaacacatgcacgtggccaaagtccgggctgagtcctgacaaacatgaacaaaccataaacagctgtatttttattaactaACTTGTCctcctttcttttattttttttggggggggtgggggtgggggggggttatcagaactgtcatcacatcatccgtatgttactcacactactgctgctgcatactgtacaaaaatcataatattgcacaatattgttaagTTGCACTTCCCACAACTTTATGTACagaactgatcagtcatatgttctgtattcatatttaatactcataatgtttattgtatcacatctgcattgtcttgtatagtctgtattatcttgtatagtatagttttatttatgtctgtacttttgagagtcacaaacagctggaactaaattccttgtgtgtgtcaacacacttggccaataaacctgattctaattctgattcAGATATCCTTTTCTTCACTCCCTGTCCAGCCACACACTTTCTCTATCTGCCACAGACACCTGTCTGCTTCCACCATCCTCTAGGATAGTTGGCCTGACCTGGCACCCTCTGCTCCTGGCGGAACCGAGGTCCCCCCATAACAACAAAAGATTATCTTTACTCGGTAcagtgtctttttgtttattgtccatCTATTGATGTCTTTTTGTAATTAAATACTAAAGAATAGTTATGTGATGTAAAATTCTCACACATTGACTACAAAGCTGATTTTGTTAGTTTAATGAATGTGTATCATTTACATAAGATAGATACCTAAATTCATTCAACAGATTTAGCCTCATTAATGAGCAATTCTTGCTCATTTATTAGCAAGGAAAGGCTTAAAATTATTACATTGTTATGAATGTCATATAACTGCTTTTATCATGCTCTTTGCATGATTTGTTAAATTGGTTATCAGaattgtcagtcatcacatcatcagtgTATGTTActcacactactgctgctgcatactgtacaaaaatcataatattgcacaatattgttaagTTGCACTTCCCACAACTTTATGTACagaactgatcagtcatatattctgtattcatatttaatactcataatgtctattgtatcacatctgcattgtcttgtatagtctgtattatcttgtatagtatagttttatttatgtctgtacttttgagagtcacaaacagctggaactaaattccttgtgtgtgtcaacacacttggccaataaacctgattctaattctgattcAGATATCCTTTTCTTCACTCCCTGTCCAGCCACACACTTTCTCTATCTGCCACGGACACCTGTCTGCTTCCACCATCCTCTCGGATAGTTGGCCTGACCTGGCACCCCCTGCTCCTGGCGGAACCGAGGTCCCCCCATAACAACAAAAGATTATCTTTACTCGGTAcagtgtctttttgtttattgtccatCTATCGATGTCTTTTAGTTAgtctttttttgtaattaaatacTAAAGAATAGTTATGTGATGTAAAATTCTCACACATTGACTACAAAGCTGATTTTGTTAGTTTAATGGATGTGTATCATTTACATAAGATAGATACCTAAATTTATTCAACATATTTAGCCTCATTAATAAGGAATTTTTGCTCATTTACTAGCAAGGAGAAAGGTGTTATTGTTATGAATGTCACATAACTGCTTTTATCATGCTCTTTGCATTATTTGTTGAATTGGCTGTTACGTAAAAAACATGGGACACAGCACACATATGTGTGAAGATcctgagtctgtctgtgtccccATTTATTTCCTCCAAACCTTGGTCCTGTGATTCTAATCTAAGATAATTCAAAATTATACGGACCAACACTATCTGAAATGTTGAAACGGCATCATTGTGCAAAGTCGTCCCATTGTAGTGCAACACTCACTTTAGAAAGAATACACAAACACGgtagaatcagaatcattttAGAATCAGActaaaatttgtttttatttttttcctctggctATATAAAGCAAGAGctttagagataaaaaaaagaaagtaaataatgtatatgaacatttacataatttggcagatgcccttatccagagagacttttattatttaattttttttatacaactgagcaattgaggattaagggccttactcaggggcctaacagtggcagcttgttggaccagggatggaactcacaaccttccaattggtagcccaacaccttaaccactaggccaccacaTGAACCCTCCCCCATCTCCATCACAGCTTAATTTTATTGGACTTCATTATATTTTTGGTTTATGttatattttcattatattttgtttggtttaaaCCAGCTTGCACAGCTCTGCCCATCGGGCGGAGACACTTACGGTTGATTCCGCATGTGCTGTGCTACATTTATTTCTACCTTAAATAACTCCCTCCATATCCTGCTCCTATTCCCACTCCCCTGCACTCAATGAATCTTCTCTGCTTCTTAGGCGACTTCATCAGCCTCCTCTTCAAACTCGCCCTCATCTTCAGCAGAAGCATCCTGGTACTGCTGGTACTCGGAGATCAGGTCATTCATATTGCTCTCGGCCTCGGTGAACTCCATCTCATCCATGCCCTCTCCAGTGTACCAGTGCAAGAAGGCCTTGCGTCGGAACATGGCAGTGAATTGCTCAGAGATGCGCTTGAACAGCTCCTGGATGGCTGTGCTGTTACCGATGAAAGTGACAGACATCTTTAGACCGCGTGGTGGGATGTCACACACAGCTGTCTTGACATTGTTGGGGATCCATTCCACAAAGTAGCTGCTGTTCTTGTTCTGAACATTGAGGATCTGTTCATCCACCTCCTTCATGGACATGCGGCCACGGAAGACAGTGGCTGCGGTCAAGTAACGACCGTGGCGTGGATCACAGGCAGCCATCATGTTTTTGGCATCAAAGACCTGCTGTGTGAGCTCGGGCACGGTGACAGCACGATACTGCTGGCTTCCCCTGCTGGTAAGAGGTGCAAAACCAGTAATGAAGAAGTGCAGACGTGGGAAGGGCACCATGTTGACAGCCAGCTTGCGCAGGTCAGCATTGAGCTGCCCGGGGAAGCGGAGGCATGTGGTGACACCACTCATGGTAGAAGAGACGAGGTGGTTCAGGTCACCATAAGTGGGAGTGGTGAGTTTCAGTGTGCGAATGCAGATGTCGTACAGAGCTTCGTTGTCGATGCAGAATGTCTCGTCTGTGTTCTCCACCAGCTGATGAACAGAGAGTGTGGCGTTGTAGGGCTCCACCACTGTGTCAGACACTTTAGGAGAAGGCACCACACTGAAGGTGTTCATGATACGGTCAGGATACTCCTCACGAATCTTGCTGATGAGCAGTGTGCCCATACCAGATCCGGTGCCACCACCCAGCGAGTGGGTGAGCTGGAAGCCCTGGAGGCAATCGCAGCTCTCAGACTCCTTTCTCACAACATCCAGGACAGAATCCACCAGCTCTGCTCCCTCTGTGTAGTGGCCTTTAGCCCAGTTATTACCAGCACCACTCTGACCTGGAACCAAAAAAAGGAGTAAGTGTAAATATCTgtaaatatcattaaaatattCA harbors:
- the LOC113642471 gene encoding tubulin beta chain-like isoform X2 — its product is MREIVHIQAGQCGNQIGAKFWEVISDEHGIDPTGTYHGDSDLQLDRISVYYNEATGKYVPRAILVDLEPGTMDSVRCGPFGQIFRPDNFVFGQSGAGNNWAKGHYTEGAELVDSVLDVVRKESESCDCLQGFQLTHSLGGGTGSGMGTLLISKIREEYPDRIMNTFSVVPSPKVSDTVVEPYNATLSVHQLVENTDETFCIDNEALYDICIRTLKLTTPTYGDLNHLVSSTMSGVTTCLRFPGQLNADLRKLAVNMVPFPRLHFFITGFAPLTSRGSQQYRAVTVPELTQQVFDAKNMMAACDPRHGRYLTAATVFRGRMSMKEVDEQILNVQNKNSSYFVEWIPNNVKTAVCDIPPRGLKMSVTFIGNSTAIQELFKRISEQFTAMFRRKAFLHWYTGEGMDEMEFTEAESNMNDLISEYQQYQDASAEDEGEFEEEADEVA
- the LOC113642471 gene encoding tubulin beta chain-like isoform X1 translates to MREIVHIQAGQCGNQIGAKFWEVISDEHGIDPTGTYHGDSDLQLDRISVYYNEATGGKYVPRAILVDLEPGTMDSVRCGPFGQIFRPDNFVFGQSGAGNNWAKGHYTEGAELVDSVLDVVRKESESCDCLQGFQLTHSLGGGTGSGMGTLLISKIREEYPDRIMNTFSVVPSPKVSDTVVEPYNATLSVHQLVENTDETFCIDNEALYDICIRTLKLTTPTYGDLNHLVSSTMSGVTTCLRFPGQLNADLRKLAVNMVPFPRLHFFITGFAPLTSRGSQQYRAVTVPELTQQVFDAKNMMAACDPRHGRYLTAATVFRGRMSMKEVDEQILNVQNKNSSYFVEWIPNNVKTAVCDIPPRGLKMSVTFIGNSTAIQELFKRISEQFTAMFRRKAFLHWYTGEGMDEMEFTEAESNMNDLISEYQQYQDASAEDEGEFEEEADEVA